One Salvelinus fontinalis isolate EN_2023a chromosome 11, ASM2944872v1, whole genome shotgun sequence DNA window includes the following coding sequences:
- the LOC129865809 gene encoding activated CDC42 kinase 1-like → MLMDQDTQWLYHLLAEVQLERFYLRVRDGLNITRIEHFNYVKESDLEQIGISKPGQRRLWDAVKRYKITMRPKSWITKVFSGRGPEGGDQWGSMGLGQETGGRALTCLIQDSELSLGEKLGMGSFGVVKRGEWQTPTGRVLPVAVKTLRSSLSRQTDTLTDFLQEVTTMQSLDHPNIIRLYGVVLTQPLKIVTEVACLGSLYDMLRSRQYEYPLARLWLFATQVAAGMEYLEGRRFIHRDLAARNVLLASREMVKIGDFGLMRGLSQEKDHYMMTAHRRIPFAWCAPESLRLGSFTHSSDMWMFGVLLWEMFTYCEEPWLGLSGRQILWRVEREGERMERPPDCPQELYSVMRKCWACNPSDRPTFSQLTTLVAEAQPIEVRAVRDFAEPRKLTLLSNDLVTVIDHGLELCEWKGQNQRTLTVGWFPPSLAAPSSTPAPPAAPASSLISTPLKGSLQHTGHGDTHPDRSWGTPERLDESVNWRSGPANRDREEEGSNLQKMSGMTRSLESVLGDPQSWTQAVVGVRVDPRRGPVPAMGAHNVMMQQDIRRLSEASINPPARPPPPNPKNFKIPQVVIRDQRPTANPAPGTSWPPQPPTYPQQQMLQPAQPQPQPLQTMGGSNLGKMAHMARSTPTLDNYGDKERDQEKERVVRERERERYPPQVQRTREAVIAQVMEAVHGVTNEEVRNALRRNEWNPVRAQQQLKMEQLYSLSLCSRDDCVMILSRYQWNLQQASRYLIKTVREDRTGGGERKRKDGERGTPPAAMERRGGV, encoded by the exons ATGCTGATGGACCAGGACACTCAGTGGCTGTACCACCTCCTGGCCGAGGTCCAGTTGGAGAGGTTCTACCTGCGTGTCCGGGACGGCCTCAACATCACCCGCATAGAGCACTTCAACTATGTCAAGGAGTCTGACCTCGAGCAGATCGGCATCAGCAAACCAG GACAGAGAAGATTATGGGACGCTGTGAAACGGTACAAGATCACCATGAGACCAAAGTCATGGATCACCAAG GTCTTCAGTGGCCGTGGTCCGGAGGGCGGTGACCAATGGGGCAGTATGGGGCTGGGCCAGGAGACAGGAGGGCGGGCACTCACCTGTCTGATCCAGGACAGTGAACTATCTCTAGGGGAGAAGCTGGGCATGGGCTCCTTCGGTGTGGTGAAGAGGGGAGAGTGGCAGACCCCCACTGGGAGAGTG CTGCCAGTGGCGGTGAAGACTCTGAGGAGTAGCCTGTCCAGACAGACGGACACGCTGACAGACTTCCTCCAGGAGGTGACCACCATGCAGTCTCTAGACCACCCCAACATCATCCGCCTCTACGGAGTGGTGCTCACACAGCCCCTTAAGATA GTGACAGAGGTGGCATGTCTGGGATCCCTCTATGACATGCTGCGCTCTCGTCAGTACGAGTACCCCCTAGCACGCCTCTGGCTCTTCGCCACCCAGGTAGCAGCAGGCATGGAGTACCTGGAGGGTCGCAG GTTCATTCACAGGGATCTGGCTGCCCGGAACGTTCTGCTGGCATCCAGGGAGATGGTGAAGATCGGGGACTTTGGGCTGATGAGGGGCCTGAGTCAGGAGAAGGACCACTACATGATGACAGCCCACAGACGCATCCCCTTTGCCTG GTGTGCCCCAGAGAGTCTGCGCTTGGGCTCCTTCACCCATTCCTCTGACATGTGGATGTTTGGGGTCCTCCTCTGGGAGATGTTCACTTATTGTGAGGAGCCTTGGCTGGGGTTATCTGGCAGACAG ATCCTGTGGAGGGTGGAGCGGGAGGGAGAGCGTATGGAGAGACCCCCGGACTGTCCTCAGGAACTCTACTCTGTGATGAGGAAGTGTTGGGCCTGCAACCCATCTGACCGACCCACCTTCTCACAACTCACCACTCTGGTGGCAGAG gCTCAGCCTATAGAGGTGCGTGCTGTGAGGGACTTTGCGGAACCTAGGAAACTCACTCTGCTATCCAACGACCTAGTGACCGTCATAGACCATGG TCTGGAGCTGTGTGAGTGGAAGGGTCAGAACCAGAGGACCCTGACGGTGGGCTGGTTCCCCCCGAGCCTGGCTGCCCCCAGCAGCACTCCTGCTCCTCCCGCTGCCCCTGCCTCCAGCCTCATCTCTACCCCTCTGAAGGGCAGTCTGCAGCACACAGGGCATGGAGACACCCACCCCGACCGTAGCTGGGGCACCCCGGAGCGCCTCGATGA GAGCGTAAACTGGAGGAGCGGCCCAGCAAACAGAGATCGCGAGGAAGAGGGCTCCAATTTACAGAAAATGTCAG GTATGACCAGGAGTCTGGAGTCTGTCCTGGGCGATCCCCAGAGCTGGACTCAGGCGGTAGTAGGGGTCAGGGTGGACCCCCGTCGTGGACCCGTCCCCGCCATGGGGGCCCACAACGTGATGATGCAGCAGGACATCCGTAGGCTCAGCGAGGCCAGCATCAACCCCCCGGCTCGCCCGCCCCCACCCAACCCCAAAAACTTCAAGATCCCCCAGGTGGTGATCCGAGATCAGAGGCCTACTGCAAATCCAGCCCCAGGCACCTCATGGCCTCCACAGCCTCCAACATATCCACAGCAGCAGATGCTACAGCcagcccagcctcagccccaaccACTGCAGACCATGGGAGGAAGCAATCTGGGCAAGATGGCCCACATGGCACGGTCAACACCAACACTGGATAACTATGGGGACAAGGAGAGGGATCAAGAAAAGGAGAGGGTGGTaagggaacgagagagggagaggtacccGCCTCAAGTGCAACGCACCAGGGAAGCCGTCATAGCACAG GTCATGGAGGCGGTGCATGGAGTAACCAATGAGGAGGTTCGTAACGCACTTCGCCGCAATGAGTGGAACCCTGTAAGGGCCCAGCAACAACTCAAG atgGAGCAGCTGTACTCTCTGAGCCTGTGTTCTCGTGACGACTGCGTCATGATCCTGTCCCGCTACCAGTGGAATCTACAGCAGGCCAGTCGCTACCTGATCAAAACGGTACGGGAGGACAggactggaggaggagagaggaagaggaaggatggagagagagggacaccccCTGCTGCCATGGAGAGACGAGGAGGAGTATGA